A single Mercenaria mercenaria strain notata chromosome 9, MADL_Memer_1, whole genome shotgun sequence DNA region contains:
- the LOC123547488 gene encoding vitelline membrane outer layer protein 1-like, with protein sequence MLCHRMLCFLGFVAIAFGFKSDFDSIPSQDPAEESEETGTDTLNQPDEPPFDSEDMYPDDFEDTEDIDDVAKPTNFIDKMSHHRDTITVRNGERFGKWGTAEYCPEGAYAVGYDLKIEPRQGRYDDDTALNAIKLFCEYPGGSGAGEITSTEGRWGVWQGRTKCERKGFLTSFILQVESYQGYYVDDTSANFAKFKCRDLRGYYKEKELALSLGSGYGQWGEFGSWSNSCRKGQAICGIQTKVEASRGVHRDDTALNDVKFFCCK encoded by the exons ATGCTTTGTCATAGAATGCTATGCTTTCTTGGATTTGTTGCAATCGCGTTTGGTTTCAAGTCCGATTTTGATTCCATCCCATCACAGGATCCTGCTGAAGAATCTGAAGAGACCGGAACGGATACGTTAAATCAGCCAGACGAACCGCCATTCGACTCTGAGGATATGTATCCAGACGACTTTGAAGATACTGAAGATATAGACGACGTAGCTAAACCAACAAATTTTA TTGATAAAATGTCACACCACAGAGATACCATAACAGTACGCAATGGCGAAAGGTTTGGCAAATGGGGAACAGCAGAATATTGCCCAGAAGGTGCATATGCTGTTGGGTATGACTTGAAG ATCGAGCCCCGGCAAGGCAGATATGATGACGATACAGCCTTAAATGCTATAAAGCTTTTTTGTGAGTATCCAGGTGGGTCTGGTGCCGGGGAAATAACTTCAACCGAGGGTAGGTGGGGCGTATGGCAAGGCCGTACAAAATGTGAACGGAAAGGTTTTCTGACCAGCTTCATATTACAGGTTGAAAGCTAT CAAGGGTACTATGTTGATGACACATCCGCCAACTTCGCAAAATTCAAGTGCCGAGATTTACGCGGCTATTATAAAGAGAAGGAACTTGCACTTTCGCTCGGATCTGGATATGGACAGTGGGGAGAGTTTGGCTCCTGGAGTAACAGTTGTCGCAAGGGTCAAGCTATATGTGGCATACAGACAAAAGTTGAAGCTAGCCGTGGTGTACATCGAGATGACACAGCCCTGAATGATGTCAAATTTTTTTGTTGCAAGTAA